tttttttaatacatatagaaattaattaggtatgacAATAGAATATataacaagtaggtataatagctttatttttttttttaattttgtatcacttaaattagaaaaacctATGTCTTTATGTGTCAAACATGCGATGTTTTTATggcttaaaattattgttgaaatattaatGGAGAATGGTATAGTATACTGCAATACCATACATCTATAGTGGTCAATGCATAATTTGGGCGTTTCAACATTAAATGCagatgaaataaatgtttaacaattataaGTATTCGAGTaacaatattctatataatatgtacctatggtatttgttttagttttttttaatataaaaattaaaaaatgtacctatactattaatGTTATCATAGGAAAATACTTTAAACAATACCACTTAACCTACTTAGAGCAGTTATCgttgatgttttattttatttgtattccttatttttattagtcacgatttaataggttataaatttcaaacataaatattgtagatGTCtgtcaattataatttgtatgtaaatatgtaatgtatagtAGATAACCCTGGGCCTCCACACGAGTATGTCTCAGTGAGGCCCAGTAATCtcatagatttaaatttaaataaaaaaaataaaaataaaaaaaatgtattctcctgcaaataaacatgtatatacattgtactgaataatataaactgtacCTATAATGGGAAACTCACGTGGTAAGCTGTccgctttataatattttatttaatgaagttgtttttaaatatatatatatatttgaaatacctttatccatatatatatatatgtacacaagACTCTCCTGAGTGACTGATTTATAACAACGCGGAGTCGAGCCTATATTAGAGCTATCGATTTGAAATTTCGatggtagattaatattataatttcaccgtgcactaagaaaatattttgaaaattttgagtTTAAGGGGTTAAaatcggaaaaaaacaaaattgtacgtgtaaattgtatacctatatatataatacgcgtaaTGGTTggtattggttataggagaaatatctatttatttattattggttgccattggttattgtCAGTCGTCAGATACAAGATTACATCATATCGAATTTTCGaacattgcctaccagggtggctgagttgcacttactgcagcaaaTTACACCCAAAATTAGtggaacaatcataattttaagagttgcaattttttacgggcaacaaagtgcacgggattggttagtatatgtatatataattcttGAGTGTATTCTATTAATGTTCATGTATATATAACTTGGGCCGATGACCTCATTTTTCTTAGAAATATGTTTGTAACATTTCTAATAAGAGTTTTACAGAAAGGAAATTTAGTAGTTTCCCGGAAGAGGTGCTCAACCAAAGATTTtaagatttacgatggaaatctaaaaatgttatttgtttataaatggttaccattggttataacttatgttTAACACAGGACTAAGAACTTTAAGAAAAAGAACATAGACCTTAAGACTTAAGTggattgtatacttttatttataataataattgtggagCCGTTTGCTGTGCTCGGTAGTCTGTACAAACTTCGATACGCGActgattacaaataatataagataaacaaTGTCACTATCGCGACAGCGTACGATAACGCGACTCGAGCGCTAACAGGTTACAtcttacagattataatattaatattttaatatctagtaGAAATTATTAGtagataaattactaataaataattttttgtatatgaatggttgccattggttactctGGGAAATTAGGTAAAAGCATGAATCAAATCGTAGCATTTATAGCctcaaataaagaaattatatcttaaaacaaaaatataatagttgaatGTAGCTCATATCCTCAAAAACTACTTAaccaattttgtgaaaatttcaaattattcagGAAAGTTTACGAGAGTAATTTAAACCATGTTCAATGTATACCAAATGCTATATTCAATCCGCCATCGACGAATTGTCCATTTCAGTCGAATTAGTTCACAAGAGATGCACAGACACCGATTTTCCCATGAAATTAGGGGTACACTCACATCAAGATAGGTCAGGCACGGATtcagagcaaagatctgggggggggggggggcgcaacaatttttttacaacataaatacaattattctaataaaatattacattttattcttaatttaaaaatgtagacaTAATAGTAGATATtcaatgtaaaatcaattttaaattgtagaaaatcaatgtgataaataaattattgattatttaatataaaaagcgacaatgtgaaaagaagtttagattttgtttatttgttatttacctaatatataatatttatatttataaaaaaatatgtctggggggggGCCTAGACCCCTAGGCCCCCCATCTAGATCCTTCCCTGAAATAGGTACTGTTAAGACAAATCTTTCTCATGGGTAACACCGGGTGGGAAAGATAGGTATAGCtaacctatagtataatatttaaattcccaTGTCAGAAATTTGgacatttaaacttttaaaacacTATagtttgtaggtatttaataaagtatcatatattataatatattgtatggacTATCACAACAATGTACATATCTACTGAACTAATTTATAAcatactaaaatgtaaaatattactatagaattattattgaactacataccatttaatatttaatatgactCACCACATTCATTGTTTCCAATAGCTACGTGGATATATCCATCATTTCCAAAATTAGTTCCCcaagaatttttcaaaatataatatggattttcaCCAAGCTTGTACCCAACTATTTCTGCTGCATGATTTAACGAAGCCATACTATTATCACATTGGCTGAGTACACCACCAACATAAAACTGCCACGGTAATGCATTAAGAGCTACAGAAACTGGGCTTTTTGATATATAGGATAACAATAAATCTTCACGATCCACCAAACTAAATCGATATCATTATACAACATGTATTTAACTGAGtcagattaattttatatataattataatggctTACTTCAgtgttaaaaatgattttacttttACTCCCTTATCAAAAGTTCTGTAACAgaatacatttcattattattttattttattgttcattgatttaattgtattaacgtACTTATCAAGTGTACACATCTGATCTTTATATATAGTTGGATAATTTTCTTCTTTATACACGGTAATGTTATTTTCCACCAACCATAAGAGCAAATATACAACACTTCCACCAGTACATCCTTGATTTATTCCTCCCGAACAATCTAACatcttacatgatataatagatttagttgtaatttttacaaaataattaagacACAATAACatagactatagtaatataggtaattatatattataaattgatatgtattggtatgaaaaaaaaattggttattttgagcttatagatttttttaaatgaaagtgTTACTCAATAGccttaatgcactaaaaatgttcgaaatatgtatggaaatatgcaattaaaattactaaataatgttcaaagataggtatattgtagCTAAAATTATAGAAGAAAAACAAGTAAAACAATATGTAGGCAAATCTGCATAAATatggaaattcaaaatatggtcaaaatacttaaatatgtcAAATGTaccaaaatgtacaataatatgcaaaGTTAAAGCctaataactatacataataatatttgcatctttgtgtaatataataatttaaaattgaatgttttatttgtttatgtatttactgtgtacctatttattataatttatcatttatgacatgaaaatatgaaatctattatacattttcacgtaacgaattttttttttttttgactaaaaccaaaatcaataacTGGACCGATACGAAAAATAGCCATTTTAAATTACCCACTTCTTGTACACTAAATGTTTGTAACAATCCTGTTTTGATGGCATAAACAGATTCAATCAATTCTACCACACTAATTGCCCAACAAGCTCCACAGTTTTTTTGATTTCGAACAGAAGTCACCACTCCTTTATCCCtcctttaaaaaaacaaattaaagttTCATCAATGTtactaatttttcaaaacaaatattgctTAACCGAtagtaaatattaggtacctaagtactaGTGTATTAACCATTTCTGGTgggaaattgaatataattggtGCACAAGATACCAGAGATCAAAATTAAGGAGATTAAAATTCCTACTAGAATTCAAAAGCGTCGGGAAAAGCAaagaaaaatggaaatttttacgcaaaaccagtttttgacaaaattgattttgtttttttggtgtaactcaaaaacgaataactctAAACACAATGACAGTAGATACTcgaaatttaaatcaaatatttacctttattagtattttctatacgccatacatttttaaaaatatttctactctttttgagttatttatagcctataggcataagaaattttcgatttttattagttttttaaaattgttggcaataaaaactgtcaaaaaaaattgaaaatttataaggACAGgttatttattctaaaactaAACTAACCTAAAAATTTGATGAAAGTTTAAGTACCCgcaaataatagtttttgaattacagcaaaataagaaaatttttctatgagaatttgttaatttattggtGAATATCTAATGAccaacttcaaacgctcatacaaaattaatatgactttccaattaaactttttaatacattttcaaattttagatataaatgatagaaaatgctaatgtatctacactttttttttagaattggaccaaaaaacaaaattgagtttttcgaaaactggttttgcgtaataATCTCTGTTTTTCCTTGATTTTTTCCTGATGcttttgaagttttaaaaactactggaaatATTTCTCAAATAcgccaactagattcacttaaCCAGAAAAgttactgaaattaaaaatcgaagcattatatTAACTACTTATCGTGCAcacggacacaaaaaaaaacacgcacATACATTATTGTGAAATAcatatcgctccgctcagaatctaaaataatatgtcaacaatttatgtaattatcatTGTATGGCTAACTTAAAActggcatttaaaaaaaattatcatgtatTTAATACATTGACATTCTaacagaaattattatacttataacttatacaaatatcatatttctattataataggtaccaatcAATGCTTGATAAGGTTGCTGTTGTAATAGACCGCTTAGATCTTGCCATACTAAAAGTTCCTGTACGTGGTGTCCTTAAAGTGACTGAATTAaggtatattttagtaaattcttCTGTTGACAAATCTGAGAATTCTGTGATTCCATAATTGGTACATCCATTACATTTCTGACTCAAAAGTTGGATAGTTTTTAACGATTTCTGAAAGAATGATTGAATAGGGTTATTCAGTTATTGTATAAGTAtgttatatacaagtatataacagtaatgacaaattaaaatactgtcttataatttataaatacagtcTCTTCTctctcattaaaaataatatatcattaagagNNNNNNNNNNNNNNNNNNNNNNNNNNNNNNNNNNNNNNNNNNNNNNNNNNtaactcacttaaaaactgaattatcgtaaaaaaacttccaaaaaaacacagataatgtccTTACCAtcgaattttataataagtcgattcactctaatttttaagctaacggcataaaacatgaatttctgagcgtaaatttggtatgttacgcgtttgtaagacggagacaacacatgtgggtgtggCGTTCTCTTAAACATAGgcagttgtataataataagctcaataataattataatatatagacaaagTTAAGGTTAACTAATACAGCTGCAATACTTATTagatgtacctatttttttaaataaaataattatattaatattagtttatagtgGTGAttcacatattgtattattccaatctacataaaaatatattctttaaatgattcacaaaaatttaatgaacaaaGCATAGGCCaccaaataattgataataattaactcattaaatatttgcctagtaattatttatgtaacccAGTAGTCACACTAGCCAGTTTGTAAAACTAGGCAGatatttaagttcatatttagttccattgtttataaattataagtaatacttgcataatatatattgcattaCATATAATACTGTCTCACCTTAAAGTGTTCGAACCTTTTATTATGTTCCGTTTCGTTCATGTAacttttattgtacattttaatgaatttattgaatttatcttGGTCTCGGTTTAACTGTGTGATtgacataataaaaaacaaaattaatactacACTACTGACTACAAGCGATGCTTTTAATACGTTTGAAACGACCatgatttgaatttatttttactgcGTAATAATGGAGtatctactaaaaaaatttgaacatacttatgagttatgagttatgatattGAAATCAATATCAATAACGAAGAGAAACGGGAaatatgtaggacgtaggtatatagtagATATATGGCTTCGTTAGGTAAAGACACCCGATAGGCAGGTAACTTTTGTATATTTGAACGCCATCATGTCGcaatctatacaattaattaaatgttaacttCAAGAATAaagtattgtgttatattatgattgtttatttatataagccgattttctttttagtttttactagaAACGCTATTATTGCTAtttaacagttataatatactattattgtgggtaggtatacaagtatacaacttatcataatataatattttaataatttaatatataaaaaaaagcgggtaagtggatgttactctgctgtactgtaggttataagtgggtcaatgtataatttattgtattaaacttgaattcaatgatataatatcattgcatataagaaaaacgattctgagcggagacggtttgtcagtctggatattttatattgttattatttattataaccttaagttgaattaataatattattattttttattcgtttctatggtgataaacaaagcgtcagaaattaaaatcctatttttaacggtttttcgTGATTTGTCGGTGGTCTTtaccgtggcattaaataactatttgagaaaattttaaattacctttcTGAAATaggtaccatcttgatccaattttctaagagataagatactatatgttgaaatcgaagcactccttcaggtagaaattttgtatacaagataaaaaaaaaaaaatgagcaccattgtaaaaccactagatccctcgctccactcagaatctaaaataattaacaccATTCGTGAGTCTAGAATattagaatgaaaaggttctaaattggatttttttcaaaagtcacTTTTTAACTAAAATGGTTTTAGATGCAAAAGCGCATCTTTTAAGctaatatttagtattgtatTTTAGGTTTAACATAcagctatataaaaaaaatactatagtaatatataatatagtataaataatatagtattcaatAAAAGTGAAGTTACTTATTTGTTGATGATGATTGACGAAATTCGGAAACGTAATATTGAACTGATACATGTTTTGAGTAACGTTTGTAAGTATTCAGTGGCTTACTGTGGGGTCTGCTGGACTGTCAAAAtcttttatgtaaaaataaattaatgagttgttaaattattctattttatttggaaAGGTTTTATAATGGAAAATTCGTAAGACACACAAAGCGCGGGAGAAAAGAGTTGGCAATACTTATCAGTCACTGTTTACACAATAATTTTCATTCGAAATTTGGTTGCACTGCAAAAATTGCGCGcatatttgataatatcaaatatcaataaataaagaCCATAAACAGCTGTTTTGATAATGGCTacgagttttaaaaatgtaatgatttattttgtactaactagtaactactgttcatcaaatttaaaaaatggaacTTCACAATTTTACTCAAAACTTTGATTCATAGAACGGAATTGTTCTACCAATGTATTTAAGTGTGATGTTTATAGTGAGTCAAAATTCAatgtctaa
This is a stretch of genomic DNA from Acyrthosiphon pisum isolate AL4f chromosome A3, pea_aphid_22Mar2018_4r6ur, whole genome shotgun sequence. It encodes these proteins:
- the LOC100572803 gene encoding cathepsin O-like; its protein translation is MVVSNVLKASLVVSSVVLILFFIMSITQLNRDQDKFNKFIKMYNKSYMNETEHNKRFEHFKKSLKTIQLLSQKCNGCTNYGITEFSDLSTEEFTKIYLNSVTLRTPRTGTFSMARSKRSITTATLSSIDWRDKGVVTSVRNQKNCGACWAISVVELIESVYAIKTGLLQTFSVQEMLDCSGGINQGCTGGSVVYLLLWLVENNITVYKEENYPTIYKDQMCTLDKTFDKGVKVKSFLTLNLVDREDLLLSYISKSPVSVALNALPWQFYVGGVLSQCDNSMASLNHAAEIVGYKLGENPYYILKNSWGTNFGNDGYIHVAIGNNECGIGWEVDVVTNVV